A window from Vigna angularis cultivar LongXiaoDou No.4 chromosome 7, ASM1680809v1, whole genome shotgun sequence encodes these proteins:
- the LOC108336363 gene encoding protein DGS1, mitochondrial isoform X1, translated as MAVPPSETESTGNGTFLSQFYSHYLRNRIHALYPYFPRNFFSNFAIRFRSTPRRECLPLPLPSSSFDSPVLVTKRSRVHGIVEGILERVLMNLHSVQKNLQFWQFRAKRSDSEKARFMIFERGPRAFIDETAKLLRGLTAQGSSSRSLCQSASDFIDERVVLLSSLRCSLATFLAQVYMEVGKIGEDLVANPEKELPSLLVTISDLFSTLEASIGHLHAVRESDSSVDGTYSIPLLFEKVPEIIQEESQWTDCEIRNAINSIYQNLDKLDAYISLLVIKHRKPRKMTQYWIRYTFGAVGLSVCSIWLLRHSRLVGSSDLDNWILEAKNSTISFFKNHVEQPILSIRDELFETFRKRHQGIMELEEVQLTSNSLHRMLLAFSEQAKGKNIPANASDQEMLEIVMDRYEKELMHPIQNLLNGELVRAILIQVQKLKLDTETAMLELNQILRANEINFAVLTALPAFFLSLLLIMVVRAWFKQDTKAEGRGRLARIQRRLLVAEVKKRIVLYQHYVDQGLERDAQCMFGLALYSLNRLYHSVKWHAEASGEWESLREDIVDLAAPGLQTSDKLSVISHMVTYDCLLPSQSRR; from the exons ATGGCGGTTCCACCATCGGAAACTGAATCCACGGGAAACGGAACAtttctttcacaattttattCTCATTATCTTCGAAATCGAATCCACGCTCTCTATCCCTACTTCCCCAGAAACTTTTTCTCCAATTTCGCTATCCGCTTCAGATCAACCCCGCGTCGGGAATGTCTCCCTCTTCCGTTACCTTCCTCTTCGTTCGACTCTCCCGT GCTCGTTACCAAGAGATCGAGAGTGCATGGTATTGTGGAGGGTATATTGGAGCGTGTTTTGATGAATTTGCATAGCGTTCAAAAGAATCTCCAGTTCTGGCAGTTCAGAGCTAAA AGGTCAGATTCCGAGAAGGCACGTTTCATGATTTTTGAGAGGGGTCCAAGGGCTTTTATTGATGAAACAGCCAAGTTGTTGCGTGGACTCACTGCTCAGGGTTCGTCTTCACGGAGTCTGTGCCAATCGGCGTCTGATTTTATCGACGAGAGAGTAGTTCTTTTGAGTTCCTTAAGATGTTCACTTGCCACATTTTTAGCTCAG GTTTATATGGAAGTTGGTAAAATTGGAGAGGATTTAGTGGCAAATCCAGAGAAAGAGCTGCCGTCGTTGTTAGTTACAATTAGTGATTTGTTTTCTACATTAGAAGCTTCAATTGGGCATCTACATGCAGTGCGTGAG AGTGATTCTTCAGTTGACGGGACCTATTCAATCCCTCTGCTATTTGAGAAGGTGCCAGAAATAATTCAGGAAGAATCTCAGTGGACAGACTGTGAAATAAGAAATGCTATCAATTCAATCTATCAAAATTTAGACAAGCTGGACGCATACATATCTCTTCTT GTCATCAAACATAGAAAGCCAAGGAAAATGACTCAATATTGGATCCGCTATACATTTGGTGCAGTTGGTCTGTCAGTATGCTCAATTTGGCTCTTACGGCATAGTAGATTGGTGGGAAGTTCTGATCTTGATAATTGGATTTTGGAAGCTAAGAACTCAACAATTAGCTTTTTTAAGAATCATGTAGAGCAACCG ATTTTATCCATTAGGGACGAACTTTTTGAGACATTCAGGAAGAGACATCAAGGTATTATGGAGCTTGAAGAGGTGCAGTTAACTTCTAACTCATTACACAG GATGTTGTTGGCATTCAGTGAGCAGGCCAAGGGTAAGAATATCCCAGCGAATGCTTCAGACCAGGAAATGCTTGAGATAGTCATGGATAG GTATGAGAAGGAACTCATGCATCCTATTCAAAACCTTCTGAATGGAGAGTTGGTTCGCGCCATACTTATTCAG GTTCAGAAGCTCAAGCTGGATACCGAGAC GGCAATGCTAGAGCTGAACCAGATTCTACGGGCAAATGAAATCAACTTTGCCGTTTTGACCGCTTTACCTGCATTCTTTCTGTCTCTTTTACTAATCATGGTAGTACGTGCATGGTTCAAACAG GATACCAAAGCTGAGGGAAGAGGTAGACTAGCTCGCATTCAGCGGAGGTTACTTGTTGCTGAGGTTAAGAAAAGGATTGTGCTGTACCAACATTATGTTGACCAAGGGTTG GAGAGAGATGCACAATGTATGTTTGGATTGGCACTCTATAGCCTGAATCGCCTATATCACTCTGTCAAATGGCACGCAGAAGCTTCAGGAGAGTGGGAGAG TTTGCGTGAGGATATAGTAGATTTGGCAGCCCCTGGATTACAAACTTCCGACAAGCTCTCTGTGATATCACACATGGTTACATATGACTGCTTGCTTCCAAGTCAGAGCCGCCGGTAG
- the LOC108336363 gene encoding protein DGS1, mitochondrial isoform X2, translated as MIFERGPRAFIDETAKLLRGLTAQGSSSRSLCQSASDFIDERVVLLSSLRCSLATFLAQVYMEVGKIGEDLVANPEKELPSLLVTISDLFSTLEASIGHLHAVRESDSSVDGTYSIPLLFEKVPEIIQEESQWTDCEIRNAINSIYQNLDKLDAYISLLVIKHRKPRKMTQYWIRYTFGAVGLSVCSIWLLRHSRLVGSSDLDNWILEAKNSTISFFKNHVEQPILSIRDELFETFRKRHQGIMELEEVQLTSNSLHRMLLAFSEQAKGKNIPANASDQEMLEIVMDRYEKELMHPIQNLLNGELVRAILIQVQKLKLDTETAMLELNQILRANEINFAVLTALPAFFLSLLLIMVVRAWFKQDTKAEGRGRLARIQRRLLVAEVKKRIVLYQHYVDQGLERDAQCMFGLALYSLNRLYHSVKWHAEASGEWESLREDIVDLAAPGLQTSDKLSVISHMVTYDCLLPSQSRR; from the exons ATGATTTTTGAGAGGGGTCCAAGGGCTTTTATTGATGAAACAGCCAAGTTGTTGCGTGGACTCACTGCTCAGGGTTCGTCTTCACGGAGTCTGTGCCAATCGGCGTCTGATTTTATCGACGAGAGAGTAGTTCTTTTGAGTTCCTTAAGATGTTCACTTGCCACATTTTTAGCTCAG GTTTATATGGAAGTTGGTAAAATTGGAGAGGATTTAGTGGCAAATCCAGAGAAAGAGCTGCCGTCGTTGTTAGTTACAATTAGTGATTTGTTTTCTACATTAGAAGCTTCAATTGGGCATCTACATGCAGTGCGTGAG AGTGATTCTTCAGTTGACGGGACCTATTCAATCCCTCTGCTATTTGAGAAGGTGCCAGAAATAATTCAGGAAGAATCTCAGTGGACAGACTGTGAAATAAGAAATGCTATCAATTCAATCTATCAAAATTTAGACAAGCTGGACGCATACATATCTCTTCTT GTCATCAAACATAGAAAGCCAAGGAAAATGACTCAATATTGGATCCGCTATACATTTGGTGCAGTTGGTCTGTCAGTATGCTCAATTTGGCTCTTACGGCATAGTAGATTGGTGGGAAGTTCTGATCTTGATAATTGGATTTTGGAAGCTAAGAACTCAACAATTAGCTTTTTTAAGAATCATGTAGAGCAACCG ATTTTATCCATTAGGGACGAACTTTTTGAGACATTCAGGAAGAGACATCAAGGTATTATGGAGCTTGAAGAGGTGCAGTTAACTTCTAACTCATTACACAG GATGTTGTTGGCATTCAGTGAGCAGGCCAAGGGTAAGAATATCCCAGCGAATGCTTCAGACCAGGAAATGCTTGAGATAGTCATGGATAG GTATGAGAAGGAACTCATGCATCCTATTCAAAACCTTCTGAATGGAGAGTTGGTTCGCGCCATACTTATTCAG GTTCAGAAGCTCAAGCTGGATACCGAGAC GGCAATGCTAGAGCTGAACCAGATTCTACGGGCAAATGAAATCAACTTTGCCGTTTTGACCGCTTTACCTGCATTCTTTCTGTCTCTTTTACTAATCATGGTAGTACGTGCATGGTTCAAACAG GATACCAAAGCTGAGGGAAGAGGTAGACTAGCTCGCATTCAGCGGAGGTTACTTGTTGCTGAGGTTAAGAAAAGGATTGTGCTGTACCAACATTATGTTGACCAAGGGTTG GAGAGAGATGCACAATGTATGTTTGGATTGGCACTCTATAGCCTGAATCGCCTATATCACTCTGTCAAATGGCACGCAGAAGCTTCAGGAGAGTGGGAGAG TTTGCGTGAGGATATAGTAGATTTGGCAGCCCCTGGATTACAAACTTCCGACAAGCTCTCTGTGATATCACACATGGTTACATATGACTGCTTGCTTCCAAGTCAGAGCCGCCGGTAG